A genomic segment from Luteibacter aegosomatis encodes:
- a CDS encoding response regulator transcription factor — translation MSARTYIGSVRVALLDDHALVRKGLVAQLEKSPSIIVVGSHGSSKPFRALLAAMPVDVALIDYSLSRDDIDGVALVKQIRAAHPRVKILVVSAHEEGLVVQRLLQAGADGFVAKSQDPDDVIRAIDAVMTGQRYVSSSSQHTVAPASLAPLSPKETEVVRCLLEGKAVSEIARKFDRSVKTISAQKSAAYRKLMIANDAELYKLSAHILGQGGSQT, via the coding sequence ATGTCCGCGCGAACCTACATCGGCTCTGTGCGCGTGGCCTTGCTGGACGATCATGCGCTCGTCCGGAAAGGGCTCGTCGCGCAACTCGAAAAATCGCCCTCGATCATCGTCGTGGGCAGCCACGGCAGCAGCAAACCCTTCCGTGCGTTGCTTGCCGCCATGCCGGTCGACGTGGCGCTGATCGACTACTCGCTCTCGCGCGACGACATCGACGGCGTCGCCCTGGTCAAGCAGATCCGCGCCGCGCATCCGCGCGTGAAGATACTGGTGGTGTCCGCCCACGAGGAGGGGCTGGTCGTGCAGCGACTGCTGCAGGCCGGTGCCGACGGCTTCGTGGCGAAGAGCCAGGATCCCGACGACGTGATACGGGCGATCGACGCGGTCATGACCGGCCAGCGCTACGTGTCGTCGTCATCGCAGCACACCGTGGCGCCGGCGTCCCTCGCCCCGCTTTCGCCCAAGGAAACCGAGGTGGTGCGCTGCCTGCTCGAAGGCAAGGCGGTGTCGGAGATCGCCCGGAAGTTCGATCGCAGCGTGAAGACCATCAGCGCGCAGAAAAGCGCGGCCTATCGGAAACTCATGATCGCCAACGACGCCGAGCTGTACAAGCTCAGCGCGCACATCCTCGGACAAGGCGGTAGCCAGACGTGA
- a CDS encoding ATP-binding protein has protein sequence MASLLCVAPFAWCANAAPPDSETLRRWVAAHPVVRVAIDPQQGSEISSGNVNPLISGYLELTAKKAGVRLDPVRTASWDDSVKAFLDGRVDLLPSTNDRMLADVAGKALLSAPIYEGRTLIIARTVGPPRLNVRDLDGLRVAYKGGGAYDAWLAREHPSVRRLPLADLHQVLVAVESGIADVAIGADVSFGPILRRDYAVSLRVAGDIPEFPVTVRVAAHPDQPELVALIEKSLRSIGPKENQQVIERWLQLAYLRPPTLTQVLATYGVEIGLALALVAMLLFAMLQMRRAQLASRRSERQKTMLLAVMSHEVRNAVNAVASSVDLLARMPGEGSRRDLLAIAVSGSRNLQNLLKNALDFSRDEASGFIPDLGPCDAYAVARDVIEAHRGAIEARGVAVKLDLPMGPLPWLLLDETRLRQVMDNLVGNAVKFTTEGHVGLAIWQSVDESSVEEIRHVYVEVFDTGEGIPLDRQREIFRPFGQAHGGLSRRLGGTGLGLPICREIVRQLGGTLALSSDAGVGTTVRVVLPTSLVPAPADIAADGTAEADAPLGVVLLVEDHPANRQILAAQLRYVGYDTVAVDRGQAAIDVFEPGRFDAVLLDCELPDMHGYDVAVELRAQESAMPGIRTRFVAVSASSGDDHVRQCEASGIDVVLGKPLSLTALRDALARSEDHAAARAVFRKESLSDLGKLREALASGDGDLALSLAHRMRGSALVFGAYGLAGELARLEAALSDRSAGVPAVDEIVQRVAARL, from the coding sequence GTGGCATCCCTCCTCTGCGTCGCACCCTTCGCCTGGTGCGCGAACGCCGCGCCGCCCGATTCCGAAACCCTGCGCCGCTGGGTGGCGGCGCATCCCGTGGTGCGTGTGGCGATCGACCCGCAACAGGGCTCGGAGATCTCCAGCGGCAACGTCAATCCGCTGATCTCGGGTTACCTCGAGCTGACCGCGAAGAAGGCCGGTGTCAGGCTGGACCCGGTGCGCACGGCTTCGTGGGACGATTCGGTGAAGGCGTTCCTCGACGGTCGCGTCGACCTCCTGCCATCCACGAACGACCGGATGCTGGCGGACGTCGCGGGCAAGGCGCTTCTTTCCGCGCCGATCTACGAAGGGCGGACGCTGATCATCGCCCGCACGGTGGGGCCGCCACGCCTGAACGTGCGTGACCTCGACGGCCTTCGGGTGGCCTACAAGGGCGGCGGAGCCTATGACGCCTGGCTGGCCCGCGAGCATCCCTCGGTGCGCCGGTTGCCGCTGGCCGACCTGCACCAGGTGCTGGTGGCGGTCGAAAGCGGTATCGCCGACGTGGCGATCGGTGCCGACGTGTCCTTCGGCCCCATCCTGCGTCGCGATTACGCGGTGAGCCTGCGGGTCGCCGGCGACATACCCGAATTCCCGGTGACGGTGCGCGTGGCGGCCCACCCCGACCAGCCCGAGCTGGTGGCGCTCATCGAGAAATCGCTTCGCAGCATCGGCCCGAAGGAAAACCAGCAGGTCATCGAGCGGTGGTTGCAGTTGGCCTACCTGCGCCCGCCGACGCTCACGCAGGTGCTCGCCACCTATGGCGTCGAGATCGGGCTGGCCCTGGCCCTGGTGGCCATGCTGCTGTTCGCCATGCTGCAGATGCGCCGCGCGCAGCTTGCCTCCCGGCGCAGCGAGCGACAGAAGACCATGCTGCTGGCGGTGATGAGCCACGAGGTCCGCAATGCCGTCAACGCCGTGGCGTCGTCGGTCGATCTGCTGGCCCGCATGCCGGGCGAGGGTTCGCGTCGCGACCTGTTGGCCATCGCCGTGTCCGGCAGCCGCAACCTCCAGAATCTCCTGAAGAACGCCCTCGACTTCTCGCGCGACGAAGCCTCGGGTTTCATCCCCGACCTGGGACCGTGCGACGCGTACGCCGTGGCGCGCGACGTGATCGAGGCTCACCGCGGTGCCATCGAGGCGCGTGGCGTGGCGGTCAAGCTCGACCTGCCCATGGGGCCGCTGCCATGGTTGCTGCTCGACGAGACGCGGCTGCGCCAGGTCATGGACAACCTCGTGGGCAACGCGGTCAAGTTCACTACCGAAGGCCACGTGGGGCTCGCGATCTGGCAGAGCGTCGACGAGTCGTCCGTGGAAGAGATCCGCCACGTATACGTGGAGGTGTTCGATACGGGCGAGGGCATTCCCCTCGATCGCCAGCGGGAGATCTTCCGGCCTTTCGGCCAGGCGCATGGGGGGCTGTCCCGACGGCTGGGCGGCACGGGGCTGGGGCTTCCCATCTGTCGCGAAATCGTCCGCCAACTGGGCGGCACGCTGGCGTTGTCCTCCGACGCCGGGGTAGGCACGACCGTGCGCGTGGTGTTGCCGACCAGCCTCGTGCCCGCGCCGGCCGACATCGCCGCCGACGGCACCGCGGAAGCCGATGCGCCGCTGGGCGTGGTGCTGCTGGTGGAGGACCATCCCGCGAACCGGCAGATCCTCGCCGCTCAGTTGCGCTACGTCGGCTACGACACCGTGGCGGTCGATCGCGGCCAGGCGGCCATCGACGTGTTCGAACCGGGCCGCTTCGACGCGGTGCTGCTCGACTGCGAATTGCCCGACATGCACGGTTACGACGTCGCCGTGGAGCTGCGGGCGCAGGAGTCGGCGATGCCCGGCATTCGCACCCGCTTCGTCGCCGTGTCGGCCAGCAGCGGCGACGACCACGTGCGCCAGTGCGAGGCATCCGGCATCGACGTGGTGCTGGGCAAGCCGCTGTCGTTGACGGCGTTGCGCGATGCCCTGGCACGGTCGGAAGACCACGCCGCGGCACGCGCGGTCTTTCGCAAGGAATCGCTCTCCGACCTGGGGAAGCTTCGCGAAGCGCTCGCTTCGGGCGATGGCGACCTCGCGCTTTCGCTGGCCCACCGCATGCGTGGCAGCGCACTCGTCTTCGGCGCGTATGGCCTGGCCGGCGAACTCGCGCGGCTGGAGGCGGCGTTGTCGGATCGCAGCGCGGGCGTCCCCGCGGTCGACGAGATCGTGCAGCGCGTGGCCGCTCGCCTTTGA
- a CDS encoding aldo/keto reductase → MSGINASASGTFKIGGDLEVNRLGFGAMRITGEGIWGEPKDKGRALQTLRRVPELGINFIDTADSYGPFVSEDLIREALHPYDKSGVVIATKGGLTRHGPNIWMPLGRPEYLRQCVLMSLRRLGVERIDLWQLHRIDAKVPQDEQFGVIRDMQNEGLIRHVGLSEVNVDEIKAASKFFKVTTVQNLYNLGNRQSEAVLDYATENGIGFIPWYPLAAGELAKEGSVLSKIARKLNASNGEVALAWLLKRSPVMLPIPGTGDPAHLEENVKGASLQLSDEDFQALEHAAK, encoded by the coding sequence ATGTCAGGCATCAACGCATCCGCAAGCGGCACGTTCAAGATCGGCGGCGACCTCGAGGTCAACCGCCTGGGTTTCGGCGCCATGCGCATCACCGGCGAGGGCATCTGGGGCGAACCGAAAGACAAGGGCAGGGCATTGCAGACCTTGCGCCGGGTTCCCGAACTGGGCATCAATTTCATCGATACGGCCGATAGTTATGGGCCTTTCGTCAGCGAAGACCTGATCCGCGAAGCCTTGCATCCGTATGACAAGTCCGGCGTGGTCATCGCCACCAAGGGCGGCCTCACCCGGCATGGGCCCAACATCTGGATGCCGTTGGGACGGCCGGAGTACCTGCGCCAGTGCGTGCTCATGAGCCTGCGCCGCCTGGGCGTGGAGCGCATCGACCTGTGGCAGCTGCATCGCATCGATGCGAAAGTGCCCCAGGACGAACAGTTCGGCGTGATCCGCGACATGCAGAACGAGGGCCTGATCCGTCACGTCGGGCTTTCCGAGGTGAACGTCGACGAAATCAAGGCGGCGTCGAAGTTCTTCAAGGTCACCACGGTGCAGAACCTCTACAACCTCGGCAATCGCCAGAGCGAGGCGGTGCTGGATTACGCGACCGAAAACGGCATCGGCTTCATTCCCTGGTATCCGCTGGCGGCGGGGGAACTGGCGAAGGAAGGCTCGGTGCTGTCGAAAATCGCGCGAAAGCTCAACGCGTCCAACGGTGAGGTGGCCCTGGCGTGGTTGCTGAAGCGTTCGCCGGTGATGCTGCCGATCCCGGGCACGGGCGACCCGGCTCACCTGGAAGAGAACGTGAAGGGAGCCTCGTTGCAGTTGTCCGACGAGGATTTCCAGGCCTTGGAGCACGCGGCGAAGTAA
- a CDS encoding sensor domain-containing diguanylate cyclase, giving the protein MPAAPLPPDEAQRLERLHALAVLDTAPEPLFDAIARIASMVTGTPMALISLVDRDRQWFKANLGLEGVQETPRDIAFCSHAIRGNDLLEVGDAARDERFADNPLVEETPNVRFYAGMPIALDEGSGIGTLCVLDHVPRELDPHQREILTLLGRITGLALTQRADALDRSAGLAREVAAERGLRHTQTRAQANEELRRVIGSLENSERRFRQLFHYSLGLICTHDLDGTLLSVNPAAARSLGYPLADLLGRPMTDFMREENHASFAAYLERIAARGTDSGRLELRAANGDLRIWAYHNVIDDDDEDRYVLGHAQDITEQSRQERQLREWSVRDPLTHCFNRRYLAQLEETTGGETLGFVAVDLDHFKAVNDTYGHQRGDDVLVGIAVFLRDRVRDGDAVVRLGGDEFLVVVRDADDAAMKQVLERLRADAAAAPIAFTLGAALKRAGMSLDEALAAADGELYEARAHRAGQPRFQP; this is encoded by the coding sequence ATGCCCGCCGCGCCCCTGCCCCCCGACGAAGCGCAGCGCCTGGAGCGCCTGCACGCCCTGGCGGTGCTCGACACGGCGCCGGAGCCCCTGTTCGACGCGATCGCCCGCATCGCATCCATGGTGACCGGCACCCCGATGGCCTTGATCAGCCTCGTGGATCGCGACCGCCAGTGGTTCAAGGCCAACCTGGGTCTGGAGGGCGTGCAGGAAACACCTCGCGATATCGCCTTCTGTTCGCATGCGATACGCGGCAACGACCTGCTCGAGGTCGGCGATGCCGCGCGAGACGAACGCTTCGCGGACAATCCCCTGGTGGAGGAGACCCCGAACGTGCGCTTCTATGCAGGGATGCCGATCGCCCTCGACGAGGGCTCGGGCATCGGTACGCTGTGCGTGCTCGACCACGTTCCGCGCGAACTGGATCCGCACCAGCGAGAGATCCTCACCCTGCTCGGTCGCATCACGGGCCTGGCGCTCACCCAGCGAGCCGACGCCCTGGACCGCAGCGCCGGCCTCGCACGCGAAGTGGCCGCGGAACGTGGCCTGCGCCATACCCAGACGCGTGCCCAAGCCAACGAAGAGCTGCGCCGGGTCATCGGCTCGCTGGAAAACAGCGAGCGCCGTTTCCGGCAGCTCTTCCATTACAGCCTCGGACTGATCTGCACCCACGACCTCGACGGCACCCTCCTGTCGGTGAATCCCGCCGCCGCGCGCTCGCTGGGGTATCCCCTGGCCGACCTGCTGGGCCGACCCATGACCGATTTCATGCGCGAGGAGAACCACGCTTCCTTCGCCGCCTACCTGGAACGCATCGCGGCACGGGGCACCGATTCGGGGCGGCTGGAACTGCGCGCGGCGAACGGTGACCTGCGCATATGGGCGTATCACAACGTGATCGACGACGACGACGAAGATCGCTACGTGCTGGGCCACGCGCAGGACATCACCGAGCAGTCGCGACAGGAGCGCCAGCTACGCGAGTGGTCGGTGCGCGATCCGCTGACGCACTGCTTCAACCGGCGCTACCTCGCCCAACTCGAGGAAACGACGGGTGGCGAGACGCTGGGCTTCGTCGCCGTGGACCTCGATCATTTCAAGGCGGTCAACGATACCTACGGTCACCAGCGCGGCGACGACGTGCTGGTAGGCATCGCGGTATTCCTGCGCGATCGCGTGCGCGACGGCGACGCCGTGGTGCGCCTGGGAGGCGACGAATTCCTCGTGGTGGTGCGTGACGCGGACGACGCGGCGATGAAGCAGGTACTCGAACGATTGCGCGCCGATGCGGCGGCGGCACCGATCGCGTTTACCCTGGGGGCCGCGTTGAAACGGGCCGGGATGTCGCTGGATGAGGCCTTGGCGGCCGCCGACGGCGAGCTCTATGAAGCACGTGCGCATCGCGCGGGACAGCCTCGGTTCCAACCCTGA
- a CDS encoding NAD(P)/FAD-dependent oxidoreductase, with protein sequence MSTNPVVLIVGGGAAGIELATRLGKREDLDVVLVDRDASHFWKPRLHELAAGLLGDGEEAVPFLAHGHSHGYRFVPGALLRVDAERKTVRLDAVRLAQDDETILPPRELHYDVLVLAFGSRVNDFGTPGVLEYCDMLDSPAQAIALRRRILALALRTAGDPSKRIRVGIVGAGATGVELAAELHHAFNDMHRYGGLDSASKLDITLMDMAPRVLPAVDPRTSETARRVLERMGVTVRVGVGVNAVEHGVFDLKDGSRIECDIQVWAAGVVGHDFVSDLGPFELSKDRRIVVDGTLAARGVAAIYAMGDCAYAPASAEGGIVPPTAQAARQQAEYLAHALPRALRGERVEPFAYRSKGTLVSLGVRQATGEVPSGGKGHGVIPMRGWVAKLLYVSLQFMHRVTLHGWPRAVALWMADGLRNTTLPPVKLH encoded by the coding sequence ATGAGCACAAATCCTGTCGTACTCATCGTGGGCGGGGGTGCGGCCGGCATCGAACTGGCGACGAGGCTCGGCAAGCGGGAAGACCTCGACGTCGTGCTCGTCGATCGCGACGCCAGCCATTTCTGGAAGCCGCGCCTGCATGAGCTCGCCGCGGGCCTGCTGGGCGACGGCGAAGAGGCCGTGCCCTTTCTCGCGCACGGCCACTCGCACGGCTACCGCTTCGTGCCCGGCGCCTTGCTGCGCGTGGATGCCGAACGCAAGACCGTCCGTCTCGACGCGGTCCGCCTGGCCCAAGACGACGAAACCATCCTTCCGCCGCGCGAGTTGCATTACGACGTGCTCGTGCTGGCCTTCGGTAGCCGGGTGAACGACTTCGGCACGCCGGGCGTGCTCGAGTATTGCGACATGCTCGACAGTCCGGCGCAGGCCATCGCGCTACGCCGGCGCATCCTCGCCCTGGCCCTTCGGACCGCGGGCGATCCGTCCAAGCGCATACGCGTGGGTATCGTCGGCGCCGGGGCCACCGGAGTGGAACTCGCCGCGGAACTGCATCACGCGTTCAACGACATGCACCGTTACGGCGGCCTGGACTCGGCCTCGAAGCTCGACATCACCCTGATGGACATGGCGCCCCGCGTGCTGCCCGCCGTGGATCCGCGCACCTCGGAAACCGCCCGGCGCGTGCTCGAACGCATGGGCGTCACGGTGCGCGTCGGCGTGGGCGTGAACGCCGTGGAACACGGCGTGTTCGACCTCAAGGACGGTAGCCGCATCGAGTGCGACATCCAGGTCTGGGCGGCCGGCGTGGTGGGCCACGACTTCGTGAGCGACCTCGGTCCCTTCGAGCTGTCAAAGGATCGGCGCATCGTCGTCGATGGCACGCTCGCCGCAAGGGGCGTCGCCGCGATCTACGCCATGGGCGACTGCGCCTACGCGCCCGCGTCGGCCGAGGGCGGTATCGTGCCGCCCACCGCCCAGGCGGCACGCCAGCAGGCCGAATACCTCGCGCATGCCCTGCCCCGCGCCTTGCGTGGCGAACGCGTCGAGCCTTTCGCCTATCGCTCCAAGGGTACGCTGGTGTCCCTCGGCGTTCGCCAGGCCACGGGCGAGGTGCCCTCGGGCGGCAAGGGCCATGGCGTGATCCCGATGCGCGGATGGGTCGCCAAGCTGCTTTACGTGTCCTTGCAGTTCATGCACCGCGTCACCCTGCATGGCTGGCCCCGCGCCGTCGCCCTATGGATGGCCGACGGCCTGCGCAACACCACGTTGCCCCCGGTGAAGCTGCACTGA
- a CDS encoding OmpW/AlkL family protein yields the protein MRSFRSALAVGVLGLLPAVSIAQDAFLPWIVHAGAHEVSPQSNTGRLAGMRSSTSSDSRPTISLEYRFTPAWSVELLAALPFRHDVRLDGSKAVSVKQLPPVAGVNYRFMPDRVVSPFVGVGVNRTHFFSAHGENALEGARVDVGDTWGIAWHAGIDVALSERLVFTVDARRLDIDAKVKVDGTRVGTAHVDPWVYGFSFGYRF from the coding sequence ATGCGTAGTTTTCGATCCGCCCTCGCCGTCGGCGTACTGGGCCTGCTTCCCGCCGTGTCCATCGCGCAGGACGCGTTCTTGCCCTGGATCGTCCATGCGGGCGCGCACGAGGTGAGCCCCCAGTCGAATACCGGCCGCCTGGCCGGCATGCGCTCCAGCACGAGCAGCGACAGCCGACCCACGATCAGCCTGGAATATCGTTTCACGCCGGCCTGGAGCGTGGAACTGCTGGCGGCACTGCCTTTCCGCCACGATGTTCGCCTCGACGGGAGCAAAGCCGTTTCCGTGAAGCAGCTTCCGCCGGTCGCGGGGGTGAACTACCGCTTCATGCCGGACCGGGTCGTGTCGCCGTTTGTCGGCGTCGGCGTCAACCGCACGCACTTCTTCAGCGCGCATGGCGAGAATGCCCTGGAGGGCGCGCGCGTGGACGTGGGCGACACCTGGGGCATCGCGTGGCACGCGGGCATCGACGTCGCCCTGAGCGAGCGCCTCGTGTTTACCGTCGACGCACGGCGGCTCGACATCGATGCCAAGGTCAAGGTCGATGGCACGAGGGTGGGCACCGCCCACGTCGACCCCTGGGTCTATGGCTTCAGCTTCGGATACCGCTTCTAG
- a CDS encoding cupin domain-containing protein, with amino-acid sequence MDALTRVLELMRMQGVLDLRCQIGGTFDLDHDPLPAGEAPFHLVLSGAGRIELPGSPPVELHAGDLVVMPHGASHRVVDAGGATSRNAMELDTSGLMPVRRNGEDVSLDILCGRFLFAPEVSRWLFESLPPVLQVNLSTTHGLEALSGIVAVFRDEVAKQPPGAMAVVTALTQALFVFALREHLDDARALPSFLALLADPRLSRAMTAMMKEPEREWTVSSLAEHAAMSRATFARHFEARANMAPHETLTLLRMHLAGELLRRTNLSAGAIADRVGYRSESAFGKAFVRAMGQTPARYRRQ; translated from the coding sequence ATGGATGCCTTGACTCGCGTCCTCGAGCTGATGCGCATGCAGGGCGTCCTCGACCTGCGCTGCCAGATCGGCGGCACTTTCGATCTCGATCATGACCCGCTGCCGGCTGGCGAGGCACCGTTTCATCTGGTGCTGTCCGGTGCCGGTCGCATCGAGTTGCCCGGCTCGCCGCCGGTGGAGCTGCACGCGGGCGATCTCGTCGTCATGCCACACGGCGCGAGCCATCGGGTGGTCGACGCGGGAGGCGCCACGTCCAGGAACGCGATGGAACTGGACACCTCGGGCCTGATGCCGGTGAGGCGCAACGGCGAGGACGTATCGCTCGACATCCTGTGTGGCCGCTTCCTCTTCGCGCCGGAAGTTTCCCGTTGGCTTTTCGAGTCGTTGCCGCCCGTGCTCCAGGTCAACCTGTCCACGACGCATGGCCTGGAAGCGCTTTCGGGCATCGTGGCGGTGTTCCGCGACGAAGTGGCGAAGCAGCCCCCCGGCGCGATGGCCGTGGTGACGGCGCTGACCCAGGCGCTGTTCGTGTTCGCCCTGCGCGAACACCTCGACGACGCACGGGCCCTGCCGTCGTTTCTCGCGCTCCTCGCCGATCCACGCCTTTCCCGTGCCATGACGGCCATGATGAAAGAGCCCGAGCGCGAGTGGACGGTCTCGTCGCTGGCCGAACATGCGGCGATGTCGCGTGCCACGTTCGCCCGTCATTTCGAAGCCAGGGCGAACATGGCGCCGCACGAGACGCTCACCTTGCTGCGCATGCATCTCGCGGGCGAACTCCTGCGCCGTACCAACCTCAGCGCCGGCGCGATCGCCGACCGCGTCGGCTATCGTTCCGAATCGGCGTTCGGCAAGGCGTTCGTCCGCGCCATGGGGCAGACGCCGGCGCGTTATCGCAGGCAGTGA
- a CDS encoding RHS repeat domain-containing protein: MNKPSQFKRATIRGSALVTFILLIFALLCCLTGPAHAATPKVTYYYTDPQGTVLAKADEQGNIISRSDRKPYGEQVMGTPEDGPGYTGHLDDPDSGLIYMQARYYDSVVGRFISVDPHVPVAGDLAKVNRFVYVNDNPAGMTDPDGREAACVSQPSHCRSMGEGIVEAPGAIADVAESVNENVITPIIAANPAAFEEASLALKGVSSAMRAISMARAAETAVESAEVPLATAEVASGEFSVIDWSGYPSEVPRPEGTLRVVSGEEYRAVRRAANSANQAIRRDQGLIGKAVDVHEVKPVKFGGSPTDPANKVILPRDIHQKVVTPWWNQFQKNIGA, encoded by the coding sequence TTGAATAAGCCAAGCCAGTTCAAGCGCGCCACCATCCGCGGCAGCGCGCTTGTCACGTTCATATTGCTCATCTTCGCCCTGCTGTGCTGCCTCACTGGCCCAGCACATGCGGCCACCCCGAAGGTGACCTATTACTACACCGACCCGCAGGGTACGGTGCTGGCGAAGGCCGACGAGCAGGGCAACATCATCAGCCGATCCGATCGTAAGCCGTATGGCGAGCAGGTGATGGGTACGCCGGAAGATGGGCCGGGGTATACCGGGCATCTAGACGACCCAGACTCTGGCTTGATCTATATGCAAGCCAGGTACTACGACTCCGTCGTAGGCCGGTTCATCAGTGTAGATCCGCATGTTCCTGTTGCTGGTGACCTAGCAAAGGTCAACCGTTTTGTATACGTAAACGACAACCCTGCTGGCATGACCGACCCAGATGGCAGAGAGGCGGCTTGTGTAAGCCAGCCTTCCCACTGTCGAAGCATGGGCGAGGGAATCGTCGAGGCTCCCGGCGCGATTGCCGATGTGGCCGAGAGCGTGAATGAGAACGTCATCACTCCGATTATTGCCGCCAACCCTGCAGCCTTCGAGGAAGCATCGCTCGCACTGAAAGGTGTGTCGAGCGCCATGCGCGCTATCTCTATGGCGCGCGCCGCGGAGACGGCAGTCGAGTCAGCAGAGGTGCCGCTGGCGACTGCCGAGGTCGCTTCAGGTGAGTTTTCGGTCATCGACTGGAGCGGCTATCCTAGCGAAGTACCTCGTCCAGAGGGGACGCTCCGTGTTGTCAGTGGTGAGGAGTATCGGGCGGTCAGGAGGGCTGCAAATAGTGCCAATCAGGCGATACGTCGAGACCAAGGACTGATCGGCAAGGCAGTAGACGTGCACGAAGTGAAGCCCGTCAAGTTTGGTGGTAGCCCTACTGATCCCGCGAACAAGGTTATCCTTCCACGGGATATCCACCAGAAAGTAGTTACGCCGTGGTGGAATCAGTTTCAGAAGAATATTGGTGCCTAG
- a CDS encoding SMI1/KNR4 family protein, producing MNRNRFLQEWIPNEPLAQEDLNQLKSDSRMPDDYSKFIEGCNGGEGIVGPNYLILWRYEEAVELNKEYEVEVYAPGLFLIGSSGGGEAFGYDLRDSTGSVVMVPFIGLGWKDAIVVAKDLEGLFDALGQDTIYDG from the coding sequence ATGAATCGAAATCGATTTCTTCAGGAATGGATCCCAAATGAGCCGCTGGCTCAGGAAGATCTCAACCAGCTGAAGAGCGATAGCCGCATGCCCGATGATTACTCTAAATTCATCGAAGGATGCAATGGCGGCGAGGGTATCGTAGGACCGAACTATCTCATCCTCTGGCGGTATGAAGAGGCGGTTGAACTGAATAAGGAGTATGAAGTCGAGGTTTATGCGCCAGGTCTTTTCTTGATTGGTTCGAGCGGCGGCGGAGAGGCTTTTGGTTACGATCTGCGGGATTCGACTGGTTCGGTCGTGATGGTTCCGTTTATAGGTTTGGGGTGGAAGGACGCGATAGTCGTCGCCAAGGATCTCGAAGGACTGTTCGATGCGTTAGGTCAGGACACTATCTATGACGGATGA